In a single window of the Micromonospora inositola genome:
- a CDS encoding IS5 family transposase yields the protein MSVYLVAGVAASTAPASLADHLPTARPRHYPSDTTDAEWAVLAPHVPAGTGRGRPIIYPRRDVVDAIRYLDRTGCQWDALPADFPHYKLVYHYFTAWTRDGTLNRMHNSLREQVREQVEGRNRQPTAALVDSQSVRGAETVGRGGRGYDAGKKVNGRKRHIAVDTCGLLLAVLVTAAGVQDRDGARPLLWALRTCFPAIRLTWADSGYAGRLVDWATAHLALTVRIVAKLAGQTTFVLLHRRWAVERTFSWINRCRRTVRGYERLPDHHAAMVQWAMIIVMTRRLARHQPT from the coding sequence CTGTCTGTATACCTTGTCGCCGGTGTCGCCGCATCTACCGCCCCGGCCAGCCTCGCCGATCACCTGCCGACCGCCCGGCCACGGCACTACCCGTCCGACACCACGGATGCCGAATGGGCCGTCCTGGCCCCGCACGTGCCGGCCGGGACCGGACGCGGCCGGCCGATCATCTACCCCCGCCGGGACGTGGTGGACGCGATCCGTTACCTCGACCGGACCGGCTGCCAGTGGGATGCGCTGCCCGCCGATTTCCCCCACTACAAGCTGGTCTACCACTACTTCACGGCCTGGACCCGCGACGGAACGTTGAACCGGATGCACAACAGTCTGCGGGAACAGGTCCGCGAACAGGTCGAGGGCCGCAACCGGCAGCCGACTGCCGCACTGGTCGACTCCCAGTCGGTACGGGGCGCGGAGACCGTCGGCCGGGGCGGGCGTGGCTATGACGCGGGGAAGAAGGTCAACGGCCGCAAACGTCACATCGCCGTGGACACCTGCGGCCTGCTCCTCGCTGTCCTGGTCACCGCCGCCGGCGTGCAGGACCGCGACGGCGCCCGCCCGCTGCTGTGGGCGCTGCGCACCTGCTTCCCCGCCATCCGGCTGACCTGGGCCGACAGCGGCTACGCCGGCCGGCTCGTCGACTGGGCCACCGCCCACCTCGCCCTGACCGTACGCATCGTCGCGAAACTCGCCGGGCAGACCACGTTCGTCCTCCTGCACCGCAGGTGGGCGGTCGAGCGCACGTTCTCCTGGATCAACCGGTGCCGACGCACTGTCCGCGGCTACGAACGGCTACCCGACCACCACGCCGCGATGGTCCAATGGGCCATGATCATCGTCATGACCCGCCGCCTCGCTCGCCATCAACCCACCTGA
- a CDS encoding IS5 family transposase (programmed frameshift) yields the protein MIRTWAPDDLWEIAAPLIPPAPVRRQGGGRRRVDDRAVLAAIVYVTQAGCSWWKLPEASFGVTRATAHRRFTEWTAAGFWLRLHEATLDRLGADRRIDWSRAVVDSISVRAEKGANLTGPNPVDRGKPGSKLHVICDRKGLPLAVLVTAANVHDSQLLLPMLDSVPAIRTPNGRRRWRPDKLHADKAYDARELRREVRRRGIKVRIARKGIESSTRLGRHRWVVEACMSWLMRYRRLVRRYDRKGDHFEAFATIASTLICYRRLTK from the exons ATGATCCGCACCTGGGCGCCGGATGATCTCTGGGAGATAGCGGCGCCGTTGATCCCGCCCGCGCCGGTTCGTCGGCAGGGTGGTGGTCGCCGGCGGGTGGATGACCGGGCGGTGCTGGCCGCGATCGTGTACGTGACCCAGGCGGGTTGTTCCTGGTGGAAGCTGCCTGAGGCGTCGTTCGGTGTCACCAGGGCCACCGCGCACCGCAGGTTCACCGAGTGGACCGCGGCCGGGTTCTGGCTCCGGCTGCACGAGGCGACCCTGGACCGGCTCGGCGCCGACCGGCGGATCGACTGGTCGAGGGCGGTGGTCGACTCGATCAGTGTGCGGGCGGAAAAAGGGGCGA ATCTGACTGGCCCAAACCCGGTCGACCGCGGCAAACCAGGCAGCAAACTCCACGTCATCTGCGACCGGAAGGGGCTGCCCCTGGCCGTGCTGGTCACCGCCGCGAACGTCCACGACAGCCAACTGCTGCTGCCCATGCTCGACAGCGTCCCGGCGATCCGCACACCCAACGGGCGCCGCCGGTGGCGGCCAGACAAGTTGCACGCCGACAAGGCGTACGACGCCCGCGAGCTGCGCCGCGAGGTCCGGCGACGGGGGATCAAGGTACGCATCGCCCGTAAGGGCATCGAGTCCTCCACGCGTCTGGGCCGGCACCGCTGGGTCGTTGAAGCCTGCATGTCCTGGCTGATGCGCTACCGGCGCCTCGTTCGCCGCTATGACCGCAAGGGCGATCACTTCGAAGCCTTTGCCACCATCGCCAGCACCCTGATCTGCTACCGCCGCCTCACCAAATGA
- a CDS encoding IS5 family transposase (programmed frameshift), translating to MVSDGLWQRVEPLLPQIERRQRYPGRRRIPDRQVLCGILFVLYTAIPWEFLPQELGFGSGMTCWRRLAEWHAAGVWQRLHEVLLAELHAAGKLDWSKAVIDASHVRALKGGPKTGPSPVDRARTGSKHHVITEGAGIPLAVSLTGGNRHDVTQLHTLIEAIPPVRGRRGRPRRRPDRLYADRGYDYDTHRRAVRAKGITPHIARRGTEHGSGLGVHRWVVEQTIALLHWFRRLRVRWEIRDDIHEAFMSLACAIICYRRLFR from the exons ATCGTGTCGGACGGGCTGTGGCAGCGCGTCGAGCCGTTGCTGCCCCAGATCGAGCGACGACAGCGTTATCCCGGCCGTAGGCGGATCCCGGATCGGCAGGTGCTGTGCGGGATCCTGTTCGTGCTCTACACGGCGATCCCGTGGGAGTTTCTGCCTCAGGAACTCGGGTTCGGCTCAGGCATGACGTGCTGGCGGCGCCTGGCCGAGTGGCACGCCGCCGGCGTGTGGCAGCGTCTGCACGAGGTCCTGCTCGCCGAGTTGCACGCCGCCGGCAAGCTCGACTGGTCCAAGGCGGTGATCGACGCATCCCACGTACGGGCGCTCAAGGGTGGCC CCAAAACCGGTCCGAGCCCGGTCGACCGCGCCAGGACCGGCTCGAAACACCATGTGATCACCGAAGGCGCGGGCATCCCGCTGGCCGTCAGCCTCACCGGCGGCAACCGGCACGACGTCACCCAACTACACACTCTCATCGAGGCCATCCCACCCGTGCGCGGCAGACGCGGACGGCCCCGCCGCCGACCCGACCGGCTCTACGCCGACCGCGGCTACGACTACGACACCCACCGCCGCGCCGTCCGGGCCAAGGGGATCACCCCACACATCGCCCGCCGCGGCACCGAACACGGCTCCGGCCTGGGCGTGCACCGGTGGGTCGTCGAACAAACCATCGCACTGCTGCACTGGTTCCGCCGGCTGCGCGTGCGGTGGGAAATCCGCGACGACATCCACGAAGCGTTCATGAGTCTGGCCTGCGCGATCATCTGCTACCGCAGACTCTTCAGATGA
- a CDS encoding IS701 family transposase gives MLTVGSRFRRPEPRRRVRDFVRGLLAPLPRKNCWTIAEHAGDASPDGMQDLLARAKWDDEQVRADVRGFVAEHLGDPDAVLVVDETGDLKKGHHTVGVQRQYSGTAGKIENCQLAVHLVYATEAGHALIDAALYLPKVWCENPSRRSEAGVPDEIRFATKPQLAARMIDEAVAAGLPCRWVAGDEAYGGDPRLAAALRGHRLGYVLAVACSHQVITGIGSRRVDHLAAGLTRTAWQRVSAGAGAKGHRYYDWAWMPLPAHADAHAGHHWLLIRRHRRTGELAFYRCWSPEPAPLGALVSVAGRRWKIEESFQTAKTALGLDQHQNRRWTSWHRWTTLAILAHAFLATATARRTQPSPSGLIPLTVNELHRLFNALVIEPSRRHADQLKWSIWRRRHQARAKASHYARQALTEP, from the coding sequence ATGTTGACCGTGGGATCGCGTTTCCGCAGGCCGGAGCCGCGTCGGCGGGTGCGGGACTTCGTGCGGGGCTTGTTGGCGCCGCTGCCGCGGAAGAACTGTTGGACAATCGCCGAGCACGCCGGGGACGCCTCGCCGGACGGGATGCAGGACCTGCTCGCCCGGGCGAAGTGGGACGACGAGCAGGTCCGCGCGGACGTGCGGGGGTTCGTCGCGGAGCACCTGGGTGACCCCGACGCGGTTCTGGTCGTAGACGAGACAGGAGATCTGAAGAAGGGCCATCACACCGTCGGGGTGCAGCGCCAGTACTCGGGCACCGCCGGGAAGATCGAGAACTGTCAGCTGGCGGTGCATCTGGTCTACGCCACCGAGGCCGGGCACGCCCTGATCGACGCGGCGCTCTACCTACCCAAGGTGTGGTGTGAGAACCCGTCACGCAGGAGCGAGGCAGGTGTCCCCGACGAGATCAGGTTCGCCACCAAGCCGCAGCTGGCGGCACGGATGATCGACGAGGCTGTCGCCGCCGGCCTGCCGTGTCGATGGGTGGCCGGCGATGAGGCCTACGGCGGTGACCCGCGGCTGGCCGCCGCGCTACGCGGTCACCGCCTCGGCTACGTCCTCGCGGTGGCCTGCTCCCATCAGGTGATCACCGGCATCGGCAGCCGGCGGGTCGACCACCTCGCCGCCGGCCTGACCCGTACCGCCTGGCAGCGCGTCTCGGCCGGTGCCGGCGCCAAGGGGCACCGCTACTACGACTGGGCCTGGATGCCGTTGCCCGCGCACGCCGACGCACACGCCGGCCACCACTGGCTGCTGATCCGCCGCCACCGCCGCACCGGTGAGCTGGCCTTCTACCGCTGCTGGTCACCCGAGCCCGCGCCACTGGGCGCGCTGGTGTCCGTGGCCGGCCGCCGCTGGAAGATTGAAGAGTCGTTCCAGACCGCGAAGACCGCCCTCGGCCTGGACCAACACCAGAACCGGCGCTGGACCTCCTGGCACCGATGGACCACCCTGGCGATCCTCGCCCACGCCTTCCTTGCCACCGCCACCGCTCGCCGAACCCAACCGAGCCCGTCCGGGCTGATCCCACTGACCGTCAACGAACTCCATCGCCTGTTCAACGCCCTGGTCATCGAACCCAGCCGACGCCACGCTGACCAGCTCAAGTGGTCGATCTGGCGACGGCGCCACCAAGCCCGAGCCAAAGCCAGCCACTACGCCCGACAAGCCCTCACCGAACCGTGA
- a CDS encoding XRE family transcriptional regulator — translation MDAQSGSGGRRGRPYRPPRPTPARAGWSEQQHRVGWLLRVNRLYSGDERWQRESEFAADFHGGCWPERTSVYRISRWETAAVRVPYLAVRRYEELLQLPAHRLVVLIDTVYRYSAAVSGAAPLLQRQPFRDVPESVDRMEELVEAVQSDDVVTGVQWDELTALLGGAGQVILPRSTWAHLAERLLAEMIVADGVAWAQRYEALNRLLAHPLGQQPAVAACASLAADRTNQVFVETVSALDSSPHPDAAAHVMAQLVHPTNDRSQYGALLACVRKLRYGHFTESQVRRLVPIVNNFAADPVHYEDTRRLATELLRRIPADLPTDARLRLRHAAYPARGPYHPPLGTDSQWALAERIANTSVAGMAREAPRFPDTLLPTLVREMLFSPVFDVRLYAAILLFGTPYRSPLATALAVELQSQVGTGGTNLARTLLEALRILGSGEQRPLVERLTIAAGLPSVVTLAAASTIGHIGGSSPDRYWTTAIEHHLRVWRSTGSRTSASALDGLIYGLGITRNIPLLRLVHAHPGIPSPARVAAGWWLNLPRWVYEGANR, via the coding sequence ATGGATGCCCAGAGCGGTTCCGGGGGTCGTCGTGGTCGGCCGTACCGCCCGCCGAGGCCGACGCCGGCACGCGCCGGATGGTCGGAGCAGCAGCACCGGGTCGGCTGGCTGCTCCGGGTCAACCGCCTTTACAGCGGCGACGAGCGTTGGCAGCGCGAGTCGGAATTCGCCGCCGACTTCCATGGCGGCTGCTGGCCTGAGCGGACGAGCGTCTACCGGATCTCCCGCTGGGAAACAGCTGCTGTCCGTGTGCCCTACCTGGCGGTTCGGCGGTACGAGGAACTCCTGCAGTTGCCGGCGCATCGGCTCGTCGTGCTGATCGACACCGTTTACCGCTACTCCGCCGCGGTCTCCGGCGCCGCGCCCCTGCTACAGAGGCAGCCGTTCCGGGATGTTCCGGAAAGTGTCGACCGGATGGAAGAGCTGGTGGAGGCCGTGCAGTCCGACGACGTGGTGACCGGGGTGCAATGGGACGAGCTGACGGCCCTGCTCGGCGGGGCCGGCCAGGTGATTCTGCCCCGATCCACGTGGGCCCATTTGGCGGAGCGACTCCTGGCCGAGATGATCGTGGCCGACGGCGTGGCCTGGGCCCAGCGCTACGAGGCGCTCAACCGCCTGCTCGCCCATCCGCTCGGACAGCAACCCGCGGTCGCGGCCTGCGCCAGCCTCGCGGCCGACCGCACCAACCAAGTGTTCGTCGAGACGGTCAGCGCACTAGACAGCAGCCCCCACCCCGATGCTGCCGCACACGTAATGGCACAGCTCGTCCATCCCACCAACGACCGCTCCCAGTACGGCGCTCTCCTCGCCTGCGTCCGTAAGCTGCGCTACGGGCACTTCACCGAGTCCCAGGTACGACGACTGGTACCAATCGTCAACAACTTCGCCGCCGACCCCGTTCACTACGAGGACACCCGCCGGCTCGCAACCGAGCTGCTCCGTCGGATCCCGGCGGATCTGCCAACCGACGCTCGCCTGCGGCTGCGCCACGCAGCCTACCCGGCCCGCGGGCCATACCACCCACCGCTTGGGACCGACTCGCAGTGGGCCTTGGCAGAGCGGATCGCCAACACCTCGGTGGCCGGCATGGCCAGGGAGGCTCCCCGCTTTCCGGACACGCTGCTACCGACCTTGGTCCGGGAGATGTTGTTCAGTCCTGTCTTCGACGTACGGCTGTACGCGGCGATCCTCCTGTTCGGCACGCCGTACCGTTCACCGCTGGCGACCGCCCTGGCAGTTGAGCTCCAAAGCCAGGTCGGGACCGGCGGCACCAACCTAGCCCGCACCCTGCTCGAAGCACTCCGGATCCTGGGAAGCGGCGAGCAGCGCCCCCTAGTCGAGAGATTGACCATCGCGGCCGGTCTGCCGTCCGTTGTCACCCTCGCGGCGGCCTCAACGATCGGACACATCGGCGGTAGCAGCCCCGACCGCTACTGGACGACTGCGATCGAACACCATCTCCGAGTCTGGCGGAGTACCGGGAGCAGGACGAGCGCCTCTGCGTTGGACGGACTGATCTACGGCCTCGGCATCACACGCAACATCCCCCTGCTCCGACTCGTCCACGCGCACCCTGGTATCCCCTCTCCCGCCCGAGTCGCCGCAGGCTGGTGGCTCAACCTGCCGAGGTGGGTGTACGAGGGCGCAAATCGTTAG
- a CDS encoding low temperature requirement protein A, whose protein sequence is MANLLRKGESPQRPIFLELFFDLVYVFALTRVVNELVLDYTRGRVAETLTTSLSENGETLLLFLAIWWIWTQTAWMTSRFDPFQPAIQFVVLATMFGSLLLAVAISGALSETGLLFASTYAAIQVGRTLFFVLTMRGHDLRRVNMLALVWFGASAVPWLAGAFAPELTRNLLWLLALAIDYLGGTLGWPVPRLGRSQVSPWAVAGEYLAERYWLLIIVALGETILTAGTAFLHGPIVAERTLALVLLFVTTVLLWRIYFYRAGQILGEAIAASADPGRLGRSAELSHLLMALGIVATSAGSELVLIDPSGHAKPAWVAAMLGGPALYLAGRSVFEHVAFARVSRPRPIGILVLAAIAPVMVGLPPLGVAAAAAAVLLGVAVSDAIRAHGGPLEQASPPR, encoded by the coding sequence GTGGCCAACCTGCTGCGCAAGGGTGAGAGTCCGCAGCGGCCGATCTTCTTGGAACTGTTCTTCGATCTGGTGTACGTCTTCGCGCTCACCCGGGTCGTGAACGAGTTGGTGCTGGACTACACCAGGGGCCGCGTCGCCGAGACGTTGACCACTTCCCTTTCGGAAAACGGCGAGACTCTGCTGCTGTTCCTGGCCATCTGGTGGATCTGGACCCAGACGGCGTGGATGACCAGCAGATTCGACCCGTTTCAGCCGGCGATCCAGTTCGTTGTCCTCGCGACGATGTTCGGGAGCCTGTTACTGGCGGTCGCGATATCCGGGGCTCTCAGTGAGACCGGCCTGCTCTTCGCGAGCACGTACGCCGCGATCCAGGTGGGCCGCACCCTCTTCTTCGTACTCACCATGCGGGGCCACGATCTGCGCCGCGTCAACATGCTGGCGCTCGTCTGGTTCGGCGCGTCAGCCGTACCGTGGCTCGCCGGAGCTTTCGCACCAGAGCTGACGCGCAATTTGCTGTGGCTGCTGGCCTTGGCGATCGACTACCTGGGCGGCACACTCGGCTGGCCGGTACCGCGGCTGGGGCGCTCGCAGGTGTCCCCGTGGGCCGTCGCGGGCGAGTACCTGGCCGAACGCTACTGGCTGCTCATCATCGTCGCGCTTGGTGAGACGATCCTGACCGCCGGAACGGCTTTTCTACACGGTCCGATCGTGGCTGAACGAACATTGGCCCTTGTACTGTTGTTCGTCACCACGGTGTTGCTGTGGCGGATCTACTTCTACCGAGCCGGCCAGATCTTGGGCGAGGCCATCGCGGCATCCGCCGATCCTGGCCGGCTCGGTCGGTCGGCCGAGCTCTCCCACCTGCTCATGGCGCTCGGCATCGTCGCCACCTCAGCCGGTTCCGAACTCGTCCTCATAGATCCATCCGGACACGCCAAACCGGCCTGGGTCGCCGCCATGCTCGGCGGGCCCGCGCTCTACCTCGCCGGGCGCTCAGTATTCGAGCACGTGGCCTTCGCCCGCGTGTCCCGGCCACGGCCGATCGGGATCCTCGTCCTCGCGGCCATAGCGCCGGTGATGGTCGGCCTGCCGCCACTCGGGGTCGCCGCAGCAGCTGCCGCCGTCCTGCTCGGCGTCGCCGTCTCGGACGCGATCCGAGCCCACGGAGGCCCACTGGAGCAGGCCTCGCCGCCCCGCTGA
- a CDS encoding DUF4429 domain-containing protein, producing MTVTYAPHAQPAAVTANGHTGQVHFDGTYITITRKGFLARASVGKGEKRIPLGSVSSVQWKPAGGLVNGFIQFEIPGQGGSRSAFGKQTTDAARDENSVVFTKSLVNKGLGRLDGRARDR from the coding sequence ATGACCGTGACATATGCACCCCACGCCCAGCCAGCCGCGGTGACCGCCAACGGCCACACCGGGCAGGTTCACTTCGACGGCACCTACATCACCATCACCCGCAAGGGCTTCCTCGCCCGCGCCTCAGTGGGCAAGGGCGAGAAGCGGATACCACTCGGCTCGGTCAGCAGTGTGCAGTGGAAACCTGCAGGCGGCCTGGTCAACGGATTCATTCAGTTCGAGATCCCCGGGCAGGGCGGGTCTCGGTCGGCGTTCGGTAAGCAGACAACCGATGCGGCTCGAGACGAGAACTCCGTGGTCTTCACTAAGAGCCTGGTAAATAAGGGTTTGGGTCGGCTGGATGGCCGGGCAAGAGATCGATGA
- a CDS encoding IS5 family transposase has protein sequence MPTARPRHYPSDTTDAEWAVLAPHVPAGTGRGRPIIYPRRDVVDAIRYLDRTGCQWDALPADFPHHKLVYHYFTAWTRDGTLNRMHNSLREQVREQVEGRNRQPTAALVDSQSVRGAETVGRGGRGYDAGKKVNGRKRHIAVDTCGLLLAVLVTGAQVQDRDAARPLLRALRACFPTISVTWADSGYAGRLVDWATAHLTLTVRIVAKLAGQTTFVLLHRRWAVERTFSWINRCRRTVRDYERLPDHHAAMVQWAMIIVMTRRLARHQPT, from the coding sequence CTGCCGACCGCCCGGCCACGGCACTACCCGTCCGACACCACGGATGCCGAATGGGCCGTCCTGGCCCCGCACGTGCCGGCCGGGACCGGACGCGGCCGGCCGATCATCTACCCCCGCCGGGACGTGGTGGACGCGATCCGTTACCTCGACCGGACCGGCTGCCAGTGGGATGCGCTGCCCGCCGATTTCCCCCACCACAAGCTGGTCTACCACTACTTCACGGCCTGGACCCGCGACGGAACGTTGAACCGGATGCACAACAGCCTGCGGGAACAGGTCCGCGAACAGGTCGAGGGCCGCAACCGGCAGCCGACCGCCGCGCTGGTCGACTCCCAGTCGGTACGGGGCGCGGAGACCGTCGGCCGGGGCGGGCGTGGCTATGACGCGGGGAAGAAGGTCAACGGCCGCAAACGCCACATCGCCGTGGACACCTGCGGACTGCTGCTGGCGGTCCTGGTCACCGGCGCGCAGGTGCAGGACCGCGACGCCGCCCGACCCCTGCTACGGGCGCTACGTGCCTGCTTCCCCACCATCAGCGTGACCTGGGCCGACAGCGGCTACGCCGGCCGGCTCGTCGACTGGGCCACCGCCCACCTCACCCTGACCGTACGCATCGTCGCGAAACTCGCCGGGCAGACCACGTTCGTCCTCCTGCACCGCAGGTGGGCGGTCGAGCGCACGTTCTCCTGGATCAACCGGTGCCGACGCACCGTCCGCGACTACGAACGGCTACCCGACCACCACGCCGCGATGGTCCAATGGGCCATGATCATCGTCATGACCCGCCGCCTCGCCCGCCACCAACCCACCTGA
- a CDS encoding SHOCT domain-containing protein, with amino-acid sequence MPEFERLRAVIEQAIAARHNAPSQTAAPVSVADELAKLAALRDQGLLSPQEFEQQKARLLG; translated from the coding sequence ATGCCCGAGTTCGAGCGGCTGCGCGCTGTGATCGAGCAGGCAATCGCTGCCCGCCACAACGCGCCGTCACAAACGGCCGCACCAGTGTCGGTCGCCGACGAGTTGGCAAAACTCGCCGCGCTACGGGATCAGGGACTGCTGTCTCCCCAGGAGTTCGAGCAGCAGAAGGCCCGGCTGCTCGGCTGA
- a CDS encoding HIRAN domain-containing protein: MGFMDRLLRRTSRLDEASGEATQRTTPVQAISSQTGEGEGLPDRWYAPQDGSRDRFVGADGLPTLRLIPYRDMGGEYVLRLCEDDTGLLVGPTDRRLPRAGIYISQLRGEAHHQAECRAGNFHPGDPVRLVREPENPYDPNAVAVYDATGQYMAAYVNKQKARTLARLIDSGTEVEAISIRGTRPGVGCDQVAVLAASPDVLRHLLSQRPAGAPRPAHER, translated from the coding sequence ATGGGTTTCATGGACAGGCTGCTCCGGAGGACAAGCCGGCTGGACGAGGCGAGCGGGGAAGCCACGCAGCGGACGACGCCAGTCCAAGCCATATCGAGTCAGACGGGAGAGGGCGAGGGCCTACCGGATCGGTGGTATGCGCCGCAGGACGGCAGCCGTGATCGGTTCGTCGGTGCGGACGGCCTGCCGACGCTGCGTCTGATCCCCTACCGGGACATGGGCGGCGAGTACGTCCTGCGGCTCTGCGAGGACGATACCGGCCTACTCGTCGGACCGACGGATCGCCGACTGCCTCGCGCTGGCATCTACATTTCCCAGCTACGCGGTGAAGCTCACCACCAGGCCGAGTGCCGGGCGGGCAACTTCCACCCCGGCGACCCCGTAAGGCTCGTCCGCGAGCCGGAAAACCCCTACGACCCAAACGCGGTGGCGGTGTACGACGCCACAGGGCAGTACATGGCCGCGTATGTCAACAAGCAAAAGGCCCGGACGCTGGCGAGGCTGATCGACTCGGGCACCGAGGTAGAGGCAATCTCAATCCGCGGTACCCGCCCCGGCGTCGGGTGTGATCAGGTGGCCGTTCTAGCGGCGAGCCCCGATGTTTTGCGGCACTTGCTGAGCCAGCGTCCGGCGGGCGCGCCCCGGCCCGCGCACGAGCGGTGA
- a CDS encoding septum formation family protein, with translation MRRWRVRVAVAALAGVTAMAGCGAPAGLDGDLTDDWRPAAAAVQFTPKVGDCHVIPEPSSYLTSYQPVDCTRQHLLETFYLGTFTGAVAERETPPPVGSAVLRPAFAECDAKATAFVGGDWRGARLTVQVAPPSPGGWQGGSRWFRCDIFELDTADGGSAQRHPDDHPVQHTGSLRDALKGPSPLAFGCLNEDRYGAFEQTACARPHTFEYVGSWTAPDTSYADASRDEDGVHAKCRALVARYAKVPVDGVLRYRTGTSYLVPAAEAWARGDRGIRCFYWSGGPKVTHSIKGGGTKALPVR, from the coding sequence ATGCGACGGTGGCGGGTACGGGTGGCGGTGGCCGCCCTGGCCGGGGTGACGGCGATGGCGGGGTGCGGGGCACCGGCCGGGCTGGACGGCGACCTGACCGACGACTGGCGGCCCGCCGCGGCGGCCGTGCAGTTCACCCCGAAGGTGGGCGACTGCCACGTGATTCCCGAACCGTCGAGTTACCTGACCAGCTACCAGCCGGTCGACTGCACGCGGCAGCACCTGCTGGAGACCTTTTACCTGGGCACCTTCACCGGCGCGGTAGCCGAACGGGAAACCCCGCCGCCGGTGGGCTCGGCGGTGCTGCGACCAGCGTTCGCCGAATGCGACGCGAAGGCGACCGCGTTCGTCGGTGGCGACTGGCGGGGCGCTCGCCTGACGGTGCAGGTCGCGCCCCCGTCCCCGGGCGGATGGCAGGGTGGCAGTCGCTGGTTCCGGTGCGACATCTTTGAGCTGGACACGGCCGACGGCGGCTCCGCGCAACGGCATCCGGACGACCACCCCGTGCAGCACACCGGCAGCCTGCGGGACGCACTGAAGGGCCCGTCACCGCTGGCCTTCGGGTGCCTGAACGAGGACCGGTACGGCGCCTTCGAGCAGACCGCCTGCGCCCGGCCGCACACGTTCGAGTACGTCGGCTCGTGGACGGCGCCCGACACCTCGTACGCGGACGCGAGCCGTGACGAGGACGGCGTGCACGCGAAGTGCCGGGCCCTCGTGGCCCGGTACGCGAAGGTCCCGGTCGACGGCGTGCTGCGCTACCGGACGGGCACCTCGTACCTGGTGCCGGCCGCGGAGGCGTGGGCGCGCGGTGACCGGGGGATCCGCTGCTTCTACTGGTCGGGGGGTCCGAAGGTGACCCACTCGATCAAGGGCGGTGGCACGAAGGCGCTGCCAGTCCGCTGA
- a CDS encoding integrase core domain-containing protein, with translation MRRPVEFAEYTAAEYTKACRRLGILQSMGRVGCALDNAAAEAFNSTIKVEYIHRQRFHTRAEARLKIVTWIVGFYNTRRRHSACDGMSPIDYEHFVAEARRAQAA, from the coding sequence TTGCGACGACCGGTTGAATTCGCCGAATACACCGCCGCCGAATACACCAAGGCGTGCCGGCGGTTGGGCATCCTGCAGTCGATGGGTCGCGTCGGCTGCGCCCTGGACAACGCCGCCGCCGAGGCGTTCAACTCCACCATCAAGGTCGAGTACATCCACCGGCAGCGGTTCCACACCCGCGCCGAGGCCCGACTCAAGATCGTCACCTGGATCGTCGGCTTCTACAACACCCGCAGACGTCACAGCGCCTGCGACGGCATGTCACCCATCGACTACGAACACTTCGTCGCCGAAGCCCGCCGGGCCCAGGCAGCTTAA
- a CDS encoding VOC family protein: MHFGKDVRFFQYEVESKITKNRVHLDVKAGGPPPDAERRARIEAVGNRLMAAGGSIYRRVDNEEGFWLVMQDPEGNEFCVN; encoded by the coding sequence ATGCACTTCGGGAAAGATGTCCGATTCTTCCAGTATGAAGTCGAATCGAAGATCACAAAGAACCGAGTCCACCTCGACGTGAAGGCCGGCGGCCCGCCACCGGACGCCGAGCGCCGGGCACGGATCGAGGCGGTCGGGAACCGGCTGATGGCTGCTGGTGGGTCCATCTACCGGCGGGTTGACAATGAGGAGGGCTTCTGGCTCGTCATGCAGGACCCGGAGGGCAACGAGTTCTGCGTTAACTGA